In the genome of Lactuca sativa cultivar Salinas chromosome 3, Lsat_Salinas_v11, whole genome shotgun sequence, the window ACAGTAGTAAAACTTTTTACACTCTTCATGCATGAAACGTTCGATGAAGGTCACAAACTCATAATAAGTCATAGAAGAAAAGTCAACATCATTGAACATGGTTTTCACACCACTGGTGTAAGCGAAAAGATTTCGATTAAATACCCCTTGGTAGTTGAGTTCCACCATCGCAAACAATCCATTAGGTTCCGATTGTGCCATTGCTGTGACTTCTTTGTTTCTTCAGCTCGATCACAGGAATGCTTCACAAACCCTAACTCGGTTTCTTTTACAGTTGATTAATGAAGACGACTGAAGTTCAATAGTTGAAGACGATAGGATTTAAGCTTCTTATATCATTAATTGACGTGACATATCTCACGTGACATTGgatcaaacaaaaaatatatattaattcacATATATTAAAGGTCAACCGGAAAACCTTCTAAAACTTGATAAAATGGTGTAATTAAAAGGCCACTTACGAGTTTACTAGCCTAATgtaccaaaaaaaaaactttaaggaCCAAATTAGCCAATTGAAGAAAGTTCCATATGCTCCAGTGAAATTATCCCAATTAATTTCACAAATTTTTATATGAAGGAAGGGGGTCGTATGAAAATATAATTGATGGTGTTTTATGTGTTGGTTATTACAGGCAAGAGCGGCTCACATCGAGAACAGTGGGCGGATGGAATCTAGTGCAATGCGTTCACGGACAAAAATCATATCAAGCAAGCTTTCATAAGTTGTACATGTGCTTTAAAATTTATACTGTACTATTAGCTCCAGTAGTTTTGAGAGACAATCTGTAAGTTaacatttgtatatatttataatatgttACTATATAAATGTTCCCCAAGACATTGTCGTTAAACACATAAAATACTGCTTTGCATATTGAGAGATTTTTGCACAACAGTATTTCATTTTCATGAACCTTCAATACTATCTAACTTTTGTTTCTTGTATGTTTAGTGGGGGCAAGAGAAGACATTAAATAGATTATTTTGTAGAAGATCAATTCAAGTCCATTCTATAACAACCAACataagaaaaatgaaagagaATATTAAGGAATTGAAAGAGTTTAATGGTAAATGGTGGTGGAATCGATTACTATATTGTTCTTGGTCTTCTGCATTGAAAACGTTTAACTAATCAAATCCACCATGCAAACACCTACATAACTTATGCAATCATACTCTTATTTCTTTTGAGTTCATGAACTTTTACAAGTTGAAATCAGGTTTGAGCTTGCATTACTTGATAAATACTCAACAATAACGGGTCATTTTAGTATCTTGTCAAACCATATAcgattcaaaatttcaaatcaaATTTATGATCTAGTTCCTGATTGCAGAAATTGACTCAAAATGATATACTGAAATGTCATAAAGGTGACTACAAACTCAGTATATGATTCCAGAAGCTGTTGTTTCTAATACCTTGTTATTCCCTTCGAAATGGATGATTCCGGTTTCAATCCTCTGGTTCCGAGCTTTTGATTTCTTTAGGAGGTGCAAAACTCCTGCTAAGCTGAGATCTTGTCCATGGATCCAATGCTGGCCTTTGAGGTGGCTGTGGAGCCGGGGGTTTTGATTGCCTCAGCTCGTTCTCCCTATCTATAAACCTGTTAATTAAAAAACAggcattaatttttattttttttggagaAAATGACAACACACTTGGGAAaatggaaagaaaaaaaaatgttactCTATATATGCCATTGGTGCAGCATCACCAACTCTTATCCGAGTTCGAAGCACTCTTGTATATCCTCCTGCCCTATCTCTgcacaaacaaaacaaacaacatatattatattgtttgtttaacTTTAACCTTATTACTGAGTAAAAAAGTTTAACCAAAGAAAAGAAGAGGTTTTAGGTTTGATTTTCACTTGTATCGGTAAGCCAGCTCTGTAAATAGTTTGTGAATCACATCATCCCCTCTCACAAACGCAGCAGCACGCCTTGCAGCACAAAGGGTACCCTGCAAACAGACTATTCATCAATTCTAAAAATTATTTTGTAATGATGATATGGACAGAATACGTTCAAAACATTTCCTATCAAAGAAGAATATCAGATATAGTAATAGAAATGTAGAGAATACACACCTCTTTTCCAAGCTGCACCATGTTATCAGCAAGACGCCTAACTTCTTTTGCCTAAAAGAAAGGAGATGGAGATGAAATAAAATATATGACTTTTTAAATCTTAAAATGAAAAGGAAAATATGTCTATAAGAAAGAATGTTAATACCTTGGCAACAGTAGTTTCTATTCGTTCATGTTTCACCAGTTGAGAGACCATGGTCCTGCACAATTACAACAAAGTAACTTTAGTGTTCTTAGGTGTCGTGGATGCAAAAATAAAAATGtatgaaacaaaaatacaaacCTAAGCATGGAGATTCGATGACCAGTAGGACGATTCAGCTTCCTCATCTTTGTCATGATTCTTATTTCTTAACCAGATGTAAAACACCTGTAATGTGGACTACACTAAGATTATGAAGTTTAGGCTTAAGTTTTTTTTGTTGATGTTTCAGCATCAACAAGATTAAAACTGTTGGTGTCCATAACCTAAATTACATTGCAGTTATCATATAAGTGTCTTAGCAATTtcaatcaaaaacaaaaaaaaaaaaaaggcatgTTACAGAATTGAACAAACACATACACCTTCAAATTCTTCTATTTATCACATAAGCATCTTAAGAATAACATCTAGGTTCAATTGAAAATTGAAGCACAAACACACATATTGCAAGCGAACTGTTACAGAACAGAAAAATGGAGTTTCTAATCCTTCAAACTCACATAATCAACAATTGAATAGAAAAACTGATACAGAATATAACTCCTAGGCATTTCATTCAAAATCAATTTACGTTTCACATTCAAAGGTAAAAGAAGGAAGAATGAAAGCTAGGAAAAACATCGAGATCAGGGGAGGGTTCGACAGCAGGAAAAATTGAACAAAAACGAACCTTAGCTGTTGGGTGCGACCGTCTCCGGTGTTGCTCGGTGCGACGTCTCCGGCCGGTGGATTCAAAGGGGAGGAGATGGCTAACGGCGGTGGCTTCACAGGGGAGGGCTTGCTTGAGGAGGCAACGATCGAGAGAAGCAGCAATGGAGGCGTATGTTTGTGTCGCTGTATAAGGTTTAGGTTAAGGGGGTATATTGGTCAATTCCTTTAAACGGTAAAATAAGTGTTTTTGATAAGCAATGGTATCTATCTAACTTattaaaaatgatttattaagGTCTAAAAAAAATTACccaaacatttttatttatttatatcggAACAggtaataaattaaaagtttattttttttattacccaaacattttttttttttatttatatctgGAAGGATACCACCTCTGCGCTAGATGGTTGGACTATTACTGTTGCTTTGGTCAACAATCAACGAGAGACATATACTAATTTCCAGCCAAACAAATATAAACTTCACTTCATTATGAAATCGAATGGAACAACGAGTTATTTAAATTATAGAAAGTCGTATCAAAATGCTAAAAACCCTAACAACAAATAAAACCAACATTGGTATTCATACAAACACTTACTAATCTATATATGTAAGTGCAAGGACTCAAGGAGAGTGAGAGCAGCCGACTAACTAACCAGTCGAGACGGAGTAGTTGCTGCTGATATTATTGTTGGTGTAGGCTAAGCGGCAGACACGATGATCCCATGTTTTATTACTAGAAAGAGGGCTAACTAAGAAAGTCCCCTCCCCCAAAGTTTAACTAGTGACATAAACTACCCTCCAGGTATAAAACTTGACAAACACAagcatttttctaaaaaaaatgtgGACACATAAAGCATATCTTATTTTGTTATGAATATTATAAGCTAtaagttgtttttaaaaaaagtttttaccCAAACACTATTATTTAACTTATACCAGTGTGGAAACGATAATAACTTAAAAAGCTCACTTTTTAAGTTTAACCAAACACCCTCATTGTACGATATTAGCTCAGATCATAGAGAAATATCATATCAATTGGACTCTAGAGTCTAGAGATAAAAACTAACATATAATGGAATAAAAGTTAAATATTGAAGCTTGAAATGTGTGTtatcaaaagtcaacggtcaaaagtCAACTCAATTGGTCATCACGTCGTGGCTAAGCATTTGCCATGCCGTGGCAGCCCCACGACAGAACCATCGTGAAAAAACcactcaccacgacgtggtgagcaTGCCACCACGTCGTGGGAACTGTTCATGGACAACATAATAGATTAAGCCCTTAATCCATTAAACCACACACTCATCTCTTCCAGAAGGATTTCTTACATCCATAGTCCTTATAAAAATCTTTGCTTTAAGGACAtgtatgtccaatgcatgtcttaaaCAATTGTTAGGTCAAAAATGGTGAAAATGAGGTCAAAGCCTCATACATGGGACCAAAACTCCATAACACTTCAGCTTTTGAACATGAAACCATAAAGggacctcaaggatccataaaaTTGCCAAATTTATGGAATCCATCCATTAAAACCACCTTAAACATGGAGAAAAGTGCATACAAGTCTATATATAGAAAGATGGCACACAAAGGTATGAAATTATGGACTTGCAATGGTCCATAATGTGTGCAAGAAGGTGGTGGGAAGACTTGCTTGTTGGATCTTTGCTCAATGGGCACCTTCTTTTTATTCTATACCCCCAAAATCCACCAAAAAGCTTCAAGGTGTCAACAATGGAGGCTAGGGATCGTTTTAGGTCAAGAGGGAGTAATGGAGGCTGAGGTGAGCAAACCCTAGTCATCTCATCCCTTAAATAGTGCtcttaaacatgaaaaataagGTTTGTATATTGGtcgtcaccacgtcgtggtgcacACAAAAAAGGCGCGTTTTAAACTCAATTGTGACCACGTCATGGTGCTTCCTCCACCACGTCATGGTCAACATAAAATCCATAATTGAAATATTTAATCGCCAAAAACACAAAGAATCATTTACCTGAAActggtgttacaattctccccctttTGAACTAGATTTTGTCATCGAAATCCTCAATCGAAAACATATTTGGGTATTGCTCACACATCTTCGAttctatcacacccccgaaccagacggcggaaacgtctgagggctcgcgtgacttaaattgaaatatcatcacaatgaatatacatgaaacataacataaacatcaccatgaattaatacattacaactgaccttgttcacatcaagtacattgtctaaatattacatatccTTAGCATAAATTATTTGAGAGtcacaaaacataacatcctaataTACTTGGTAATTTTCTTCAGCTTatatgttacctgagaatacaagttattttgaaaacggtcaccatatataatgttggtgagttcataagcaggtttgatatgaaaatgttttgtatagtttgtaaaacccaggaaatccgatattttctgaaatgacAATTGTTTACGAAATAGGTATGATGATCCATAAGTTTATGCGTGAATGATTTCAAAACTTGTAAAAGTGATATGTTTCTCATAATAAATTCTtgtattatagttattgaaagtaaaagtgaataatgttgttcccccggaaaacccgatgttttccgatataaATAGTATGATctttttgtattattgtattGTCACAATCGAATGAATATGATTCCCCTTGATTACTTAGATGGTATTGGatttttatgtgagtcgttataaccatgcatgataatgactaattcATCTGTCTTGGCATTCTTGCGAATGCCGATATTgaattaagattttgtcaccctagactggccgagtctaactgtagcgaacaacttaggtgtgggggagtcacccccgtatagatctatacacaaactctcgctcttcCTCCAtaagactttgattataactacagactacgaccgacacttattggtgtcgcccgttattactcactaaatccaaATGAAATTGAATAACCTTGTTTAACGACCTGATTTATGTTTACTTGAATAAaaggtaagcctaacagacgAAGAGAAGAGGACTACGGGGCCCACTAATCACGTATGTTATCATAGGCTGTCGAATATGTGACGGACACGTTAGCCCATCACGCATATGAttgatttggaccttactagcaatgcaaaTGGGTCACTACggcccaatagcatgtaaaagccattgagggtccattAGGCATGTAATTAGGTCACCTGAGACCCaataaactgatgggttttggtcataagacatcctatgtgctcatacaaaccctaaagctcggatctaagtttctctattgtacatactttgaatccaagactataaaccctaattctagcatatggaaatcaatattaacatataattaggtttaagatattaccttgattgttatgtagtaataacaatctaattcctccttgagtttgaccttggaaagttgagagtcacaagtgtcactcctctaatggcttacaaacaccataagcaagtggagaaggtataaagagagaggagggaggttagaattcgtctctaagacttcttgggaagggatacacgaattcatgaccctaggggtgtttatataggtgtagagatagggtttcagtcattatccttatctagttgcttatccaccaagcaaccaataagataatccttgaatccttatcatactcgaattctaaaggatttacacctcaaattcgttcaccatatatataagataatccttaccttattttgtaactatcacataattacaattcagcccctctagtttaattaattacacttgatcacaaaattaattcttaattaattattgaccaatattaattaaacaaatatgatttctcctttaatatattattcttataacatattaataaatcataataacttctctctctttatttatttctctaatcaagttgctttggtgaaggcaacccaaaaggaccatgcaccatcgggtcaagtacataccaaaatagttatggacttagacactaatccaacagtctcctacttggataagtctaataactattctgcgtatgacttcagatcccgatctgcaatcgtagctttccaaagctgctgtcaactctgatcatatcaaatacgcgtgtccttagataagggatcatatattcctccattctagatatcatatgagatatgatttcaaatcattctctttgtactatatctcgatttccgatttatgacgattgactaattgaacaaatcaaattagccctagcccggccgagcatttacgtttgtcatcactaaaccatcgaggggcccaaagatatcgcttttatcctactttggataaaaggaacggataaactttgatacaatgtttgcttgcactcacgcaccgaatcacacacaacaatatgttttataacaccaagttactagtgcgtttacatattatcaatgtgcaaccgatttgcaagatacaactcacacatctcggtttcaagaatataagatgttatcgtctcactaatcactcgtgatacaattcatggagtgatccaagtgagcgtgggtctaatccaatgctcaaatcatattcgtaagcactcataaacgttgcagcaaacatttgcttatgtctaatacttttctagacaatccacacaccaattcacgatagtcttcattcatatctacttccaacatatgaacgactgtggcccgtttgaataattcgattattcttaataaactcaattattatggaagtcaaaacatgcaaatgtgaaacacaagaataatactaatcccatatggcctcaaacctttgagtataaataaaactccttttatttatcaccatatcgattactcattatttgtcgtttcgggtaatcaacttcttacttgaattctaacacttgtcccatgctcctagcatgcacacaatgtttacctatggttcttactttgtgaaatagatcatattgaacacatttccaatccttctcatttctcaactccaaatccgtttttcataagtcaaagaatatcaaattcttgctacttatagaatatgctagattctaacattctaggcaactatcctttcgtaatgtcactgcaccaaagtcacaaagactattgccaatgatattagaaagtcctctatcggagattgttacaagacaattccatagacgtgatgtctctcactcaaagtacattctttgaacatccttttgcatagaagtttctaatctaatcatagatttctcaatattcaattcccaatatggacacacttccatatgttccatatgacaactcattcttaatagaatctcatctattcgtaatgatgtcgatatggtccatccaatatggaaatatttccatattttccaatactatacttccaact includes:
- the LOC111891847 gene encoding uncharacterized protein LOC111891847, which encodes MTKMRKLNRPTGHRISMLRTMVSQLVKHERIETTVAKAKEVRRLADNMVQLGKEGTLCAARRAAAFVRGDDVIHKLFTELAYRYKDRAGGYTRVLRTRIRVGDAAPMAYIEFIDRENELRQSKPPAPQPPQRPALDPWTRSQLSRSFAPPKEIKSSEPED